In Rhodamnia argentea isolate NSW1041297 chromosome 1, ASM2092103v1, whole genome shotgun sequence, the genomic window TTATGGTCAAGGGCGTTAGCGTGACAAGATGTTGGATTTTATTGTCAATTTGTCCGAGGTTGGCTAACATGTGCTTTTGTTTCTTAGTAGGGTAACGATGTAATGTAACTAGGCGAGCAGATAACAAAATAGGTAAAGCTACCTTGTACCTCTCTTGTTAGTCATTGAACAAACacgaaaaatttaatgaaagcaAGGAAGTGACATCTAGTACTCAAACTTCCCAAGTAGACTTTTGTCTCTTAGACAAGCTTCGCTGAGCCATTATCTGACACTTGTTTCCTGGTGTAATCTCTTCATCCGAAAGAGAATTATGGAAGGGCTCCCCAGTCACATTAATCTTGGAAACTTGCCGACTTTTATTTACATCTTCAAGTGGTTTTTGTAGCATAGGAATGCCTTAACATCATTTTGTTGCTCTGCATTCTTCTGTTTCAATTGAGATCGATTGAGTTGCCTTATTTCAAGCCTACCACTGAAATTCTAGTCTTGCATTGTCCAAGTTGATCTATTTTACCACCAGAATGTTTGTTGATTGCATACTCTATTTCTTGCTTTATATGCCGTAGTAAGTAACTGATTACATTAACCATGTGAGATGTTGTGGTGCGGATCATTGGTATTACTTGTGGAGTAATGAGCAGTGCTAATTGCTGATGACACATCTACTTGTTGTAGGTGGGGCTGTTGTTGTGGTTTTCCTTAGGGAACTGGGTTTGCATCATTTTTCATTGCTCTAGATTTTGTTGGCGTTTGAGTCTATCGGCTTGGGGTGTGTTAATTTTCCCATCTGGCTTTTTCTAGGGGAAAAATAACAGCGCTGGTTTGCACTGCCAACCTCGCTCGGAAGGAACAATGAAGCAGAAGTTTTCAAAAGTTTGATTGTTGATTCTACGTGACAATGCGGTTGTTGTTTACGTGGAGAGATGCTAGATTGGAATTTTTCCCACTATGTCGTGGGCCTATTTATATTTTGTTCAAATCTTTTTTGGATGCGGACATTTTAGAAGAGGTTATCAGCGTTTGAAACGAGTATTTCGTTTCAAATATGGATGGAAATAGGTGAATATCGTTGGGCGCTCAGCCAGTGAAGTAAAGAGTCTGGTTCTCGGTTGGGGGAATTCCCTAGTGGCTGCTTTGTCAACACAGCACACTATATTCTGGCCAATATACAAGCCTAATATAACGATGCATAAGGCCATAGTCCTCAATATGGTTTTGCAGCTGGGAACAAAGCATGACAGAGAACCGATAACGTTCCACTCTCTCTCATCACCAGCTAATGCACTTTCATGCACCCAGGTCAATGGAAGAAATGCAGCAATCCTCTTCTAATTTCCATCACCGTTGTGCTATACTCCGGACTTGGTATGTACTGGAATTTTCTACTTCTCTTGCGTGGTAAATGTGTCTACCAAAATGGAGGAGAGATTCCTCGAGGACAATGTTTCTCGGAAGATGAAAGGTGGGAAGCGTGAGAGACCTAAATGAATGGCGTACGCTTGAGAAATGCAGCGCCATGAAAAACCCGCGGTGGTGGCAGGCACATGAGGAGCGTCAGCTGATTGATCCGCAGTTTTGACGATGAACTCGTGGCCAGTGCTAACAGTGTGGCTGGTGCTGGGGGTGCGATATCAGCAGCAGCCGATGGAATGCCGGTGCTTCCATTGAGAGAGAGTGATGGCGAGGGAGCACTTGACGGACCTGCGATTTTAAGACATCATACTATGCGGTCAGGATGCTACTGAAATGGCGTGCCGAAACCTCCGAGGTTTAGGTTTCGGCACGCCATTTCAGTAGCATAAAACATATACAGTTTTGAGCCCCGGTAGCAAGTGCAGCTGGAACATGGAGGATATGAAGGGGGGAAAACAATCAAGTCAGTCTTTAGGAAAATTATACATCTTAGCAGCACTCATCATACAGAATGATGCTTCAGTTTAATCCAGGTACGTTCAATTGAATCAAACTGCAGAATCCAGGACATTTCACGTATGGTAAGATGGCGTAAAGTAATCGGCTTACTGTTCTCGGGCAACGTCTCGATGTCCGAGCCCTTTGCGCCGCGCAGGGGAGGCAATGGTGGCGAACCTGATGCATATGGAATTcataaaaggttaaaaaaaaaacaaaacaaaagcctCTCGTACTACTTCAGTATTGCTAAGTGACGCCATCGAACTTGAAACATGATCGTCCTCCTATCAAATAGAGCTTTATATGCACACGTTCGGTTTAAATCGACACGCAAACAATTTCACTTGTCACGTTCTTGGTTCTGTGGCATGAAATAAGAATAATCCGACTTTCTCAAACGGCTCGAGCAGCGATCCTGCTCTAGCAGGATGAAACCTAACAATAGATAATTCAGCTATGCAGCCACGAGAATCAGATTCATCTTCCAAATGTACGATCGGGAAATTGAAAGCTAACTGCGAACGGATGAACACGATGCAGAACAATCGATGCGTAATCTCAATCGAGGCGTTGATAGGAATTGCTGACACGAATAGCACAACAGGAGGACGACAGAGTGGAATTGATACTGCTGCGCATTTATCCACATTTTAAGGCTTTTCAAAGTGGAACGAACTTTTTCTTTCGATTCACGATCGCGACGCTCTAAATCCCACTAGAATCAATCAGATCCACACTGTTCCCGAGAAAACCGAATACAATCACCTCAAATCTAGGCGATCATGGCATGCTATGAAATGTACCAAGGACGCAGATTCGGCTCACACTACGCAGGAGCGAAAGCAGAGACGCGAACCTGAACAGAGAGAATCCAGCTCATCCGCCGCGTTCCTCGTGGAGTTAGCGTCTGCCAGAGAGCAATCGGAAGGCAGGGAGCGAAGCCTGGTGCTGTTGATCGGGAATCCGAGCATGGCGGGCTCTCGCAGTAGGTAGCAGAGGCAGCTGACGAAGCCGGACTTGCGGACGGAGGAGAGGGTGGCGCAGCAGGGAGGAGGCGCGCTCGAAGCCAGGTCGTTCGGCGGCGACGAGACGTAGGGGAGGCACGGGGACAGCTGGACGATCACGCCGGCGCAACCATAAGGCAATGGAGTAGGAGGCGATGGCGGAGGTGCTGCAGCGGCagcttggaggaggaggaggaggaggaggaggaggagcgggAGGAAGACGGTTACGGCGGTGGAGGCGGCCATCTTCGTActctagagatagagagagagagagagagagagagagagagagcgacttCTGCAGGAGGAATGGCGGGACGAGCCTTCTCTGCCCTTTGAATATATAGTGTATGTTCGCTTTCCCGAATTTGCCCTCGCTCGAGCTCGTGCACCGTCAAATGGACACGTGCAACGCACGTGATTCATGACGGTCGTTTTGCCTTGGGCGCTAGTTCGTGCTTTTGATGATCGGATTAATCATATTCACTTGATTATTACAAAGGATTagtgcattaatttttctggtAATTCATTTTCTAAAGAGCATAGAGCAGAATTTTAATGATAATGGTTTTTCTATTTCGTGACTTGTATTTGCTTTTTATGTAATtctacaacaacaaaaaaaaacttgttacaCTGTGTCATATATTTTATTCCTTAAGAGTAATACGAATTGGATCTTACCTTTTCTTCGATGTGTAATCTGTTCTCTAAACTTTAACAATTCAGTATAATGTAATCCTTCCCTTAAATATTTCGCCACCTCACACGCATTTTTCCTTCTAACACGAACGATCAAATTAGCATTTATTGGGCTAAATCAATATGTAAATTGTcacatcgataaaaaaaaaattacctttctTTTTGGGACAAAATAATAAGATTGTGCAAGTCGCGCCGACACAGTAAAACTAACGTCGCCTATTCGAGCTGGGttagaattttcaataaaaggtttatatTGGTTGAGTTTTTAAAAGTTCAACGAGTGGAGTTGTCCGAAGACCACATTAAATATCGAAGGAAAGTATAGGATCGCTCCCGTCATTATCTATGCCGACAAGTTCCGACACAAAATTTACCGGAAGGGCTacattgaaaaatgatcacAACATTTAAAAGCGAATcggctaaattgaaaagtttataattgaattgacatccgtacaacAGGTTTATGAATTATCCTGTAAAATCCGGAAGCCACATATAAACCTCATCTattatcgcaaaaaaaaaatcgtagtgaaaaaaaattaattatattcaCGTAATTAATCGTGCGATTAGTTGAACGAATAGCTTCCTTCACTTACGGTCAATTACACCTTTCGCCAACACCGGCTCTCCACAATAATTCCACAACGTCAATTGTAGGTAACCAGTGCCAAAGTAAACATTATCGTTTATAATTCTAATAAGACGATATCCAAATCTGAAAGATAAAAGAGATTAAAGAAACTTTGGTATAAATCTTCCGCACGTTTATTAGGGATAAACAAGACGGATTGATCGAATCACGAACTGTCCAGACCGGACCAAACCGATGATTTTCCATCCGGTCCTCCCCCTATGAATAATTCAGCGGTTTTCGTTGGACCACCCGGGAGTCGGTCCGTCCAATCCAATTCCTGATTCCTAGGTAAGACCGGGTCGGATGTTTAGATCCGAGCATGACAGCATACCCGGCTACAAAGGGATTCTTCAGATGCCACGTTATTCTGATCTGTTCTTGAGACTTACATCATGTGCCCTCTTTTTAGTTCACCAAAGAAGCACATGGCCTAATATAAGATAATTTCCATCTCTGAAGTCCATGGCAAACCCTAATCTTGTATATAAAGGAGTAACTCCTCCACAAGTGTAGACTCAGGGCATGCAAACAGATCGAGCACACTCAGTTTCTTGATTAGACCCACGGAAAGAAAATTGCTTGGAACCGCCTCTCGCGGCTTCGAAAGGCGACGAGATGGGTCCGGGTCGAGTTATGGCTCTTGCGGTGACCCTGGCCGCGCTGTGTGCTGGAGCCGCGGCTCAATCCGGGTGCACCGGTGTGCTCATAGGCCTCGCGCCGTGCCTCAGCTTCGTGACGGGGAGCTCGTCCACCCCGTCCTCCTCGTGCTGCTCGCAGCTGGCCAGCGTGGTCCAGTCGCAGCCGCGGTGCCTTTGCATGGTCCTCAACGGCGGCGCTTCGTCGTCCCTAGGCGTGACCCTGAACCAGACCCTGGCCCTCGCGCTCCCCGGCGCCTGCCACGTGCAGACCCCGCCTGTTAGCAAGTGCAACGGTGAGTTTGAGCGTGAACGGAGCGTGCTATTCCGGTTtggtcttttcttctttcctggGTTTTGATGCTTCGACTTGTGGGCAGCTTCCGGTGGCACGGATGCTCCAGCCGGCTCGCCAGAGAGTTCGCCGAGCGACGTATCAGGTGGTACTACTAGTCCTTCTGGTTCATAAGGTGATCATGTCACGTATACGCATTTTTAGCAATCATATGAAGACCGAAAATTTGCAGACATCTCCTCTTGATCTATATGAAACACATGAAATATTCGAAATGAATACACATGCTGCTGATCTAAAGGCTAAAAAATCCATGGAAGTACATGTTCTTGGCTGATCCTTGAGTTCGTATCAAATTTAAGAAACTTCTCAGACATTACACTTCATACCGACCAAAACACTGGAAAATCTTATATCATCCCGGAGCTGCGAAGCGCAATCGAGCTATGTCTAGCTTATCGACCATGTTGAACAGCCATTAAACCTGTTCAACAGAAGCAgacgaggaagagagagaaaccacTGAGTTCCAGCAAGTGCAAGCAGATTCCGTAACAAATCTTCTTTCCATCTGCAGGGGGATCCAAAGAAGTTCCATCGACTGCGGGAAGCTCCACCAGCCACGGAATCGCGAAGATGCCTCCGCCGCCGCTTCCTCTCGCGGTGCTCTCGGTCTTCATGGCGACGCTCGGATACGTCCCCATGGCTGTCTGAATTTCCACATTCCTCGGCGATGTATAACGCCGAACTAATAAATTATGTTACGTGTGCttgtgcttgtgcttgtgcttgtgcttgtgcTTGCGCTTGCGCCCCCGTGCGCGCGCTCCGCCATTATCCATTTCCCTTTCGTCAAAGTATGTGTGCTTGTGCTTGATATAACATGTAATCCCGCTTTACATATTTCCCTCGCTATGGTATTGTCTGTCATTTCACCACTATCAAAATGAATGACTACTACTATTGGAATAGTTGATCTCTTGCTTAATTTCTATGATGACGGCATGCATGGTGATGGTTTCGGCCCCAATTCCAATCTGTTGTTGACTTGCTTTCAAGATGCAAACTGCAGTATTCGCATTTGATACTTGATAAGACAATCAGTATTCACGAGTCTAACATAGCTCATAAGCTTGATTTCCAAAGTCTTGAGTGCTTAAGCGTTTCCTTTCGTTCAAAAGTAGGTTCTATAGTTCATCAATCGGGGTCGAACTAAGAAGCCGG contains:
- the LOC115750285 gene encoding non-specific lipid transfer protein GPI-anchored 26-like isoform X1; amino-acid sequence: MGPGRVMALAVTLAALCAGAAAQSGCTGVLIGLAPCLSFVTGSSSTPSSSCCSQLASVVQSQPRCLCMVLNGGASSSLGVTLNQTLALALPGACHVQTPPVSKCNASGGTDAPAGSPESSPSDVSGGSKEVPSTAGSSTSHGIAKMPPPPLPLAVLSVFMATLGYVPMAV
- the LOC115750302 gene encoding non-specific lipid transfer protein GPI-anchored 25 is translated as MAASTAVTVFLPLLLLLLLLLLQAAAAAPPPSPPTPLPYGCAGVIVQLSPCLPYVSSPPNDLASSAPPPCCATLSSVRKSGFVSCLCYLLREPAMLGFPINSTRLRSLPSDCSLADANSTRNAADELDSLCSGSPPLPPLRGAKGSDIETLPENSPSSAPSPSLSLNGSTGIPSAAADIAPPAPATLLALATSSSSKLRINQLTLLMCLPPPRVFHGAAFLKRTPFI
- the LOC115750285 gene encoding non-specific lipid transfer protein GPI-anchored 26-like isoform X2 encodes the protein MGPGRVMALAVTLAALCAGAAAQSGCTGVLIGLAPCLSFVTGSSSTPSSSCCSQLASVVQSQPRCLCMVLNGGASSSLGVTLNQTLALALPGACHVQTPPVSKCNAGSPESSPSDVSGGSKEVPSTAGSSTSHGIAKMPPPPLPLAVLSVFMATLGYVPMAV